The following DNA comes from Candidatus Alcyoniella australis.
CTGGAATCGAGCTTGATGTCCAGGGTGCTGTCGCCCAACGTCATCTGCGAATACAGCGCGTCGCTCAGGGCCACGCGCGCCTCGACCTGCGGCTCGCTGAACGTGCCTTTGACCATCGCCACCAAGCTCAGGTCGCCGGCCACGGCGATCTCGCGCGAGCGCAGGTTGTCCAGGTCCTCGACGCGGAAGTTCTCGGTCATCAGCTTGAGGTCCATCGTACGGCCGGGCAGGTCGATCAGGCCGCGGGCGACGATCATGCGGTCCTGCTCCTTGTGGACCCGGATGTGGTGCAGGTCGAGCAGTCCGTTGTCGAGCAGGCCGTAGATCTCGATCTTCTCGAAGCGCTCGCCGTAGGCCGCGCCGTCGCTGATGGTTACGGCCACCGCGCCGCTGGGGCGCTCCAGGTCGCCCTTGAGCACCACCCGCCCCTCGAGCAGCCCCTCGAGCTCGAGCTGTTGCCCGGCCACTGCCAGCAGGTCGGCCAGCGGCGTGTTGATGATGTCGGCCTCAACGTCCAGCGGGTAGGGCGCGGCCAGGGTCAGGCCGCCGTGCGCACGGAACTCGCCGCGGTCGGTGAGCAGGGTCAGCTCGGCGATCTCGAGCCGTTTGCCGCGCAGCTCGATCGAGCCGGCCAGGTCGCCTCCGCGATATGGGCCGTAGACCAGGTCGTCGCCGTTGATCTTAAGCGCGATGTCCGGCGCGCTCAGCGCGCCGCTTAGCCGCGCCTGGCCTTGCAGCGCGCCGGCCGGGTCGTTGCCCGCCACCGGGCCCAGGGCCGCCAGGTGCGGCATGTCCAGCTCGGCCGCGAGCTCGATGGTTTGCGCCTTAAAACCGACCGCGCCGCTGGCGCGCACCTGGTTGTCCTCGATGGCCATGCGCGACTGCTTGATCTTCAGCCCGTCCTGGGTCAGCCGCACGTTGGCCGCCACGCTGATGCTCCGCGGCGCGATCAGCGGGGCCTTGGACGGGCCGTAGCGCGGATCGACCAGCGCCAGGATCGTGTCCAGATTCAGATCCAGCGGCGAGAGCGGTCCGTCCACACGCACGAAGCCCGAGGCCGCTCCGCCCAGCTCGATCGCCACGCCGTAGCCGTGCAGCGCAGTCTCGAGATCGACGTTGTTCAGGTTGAGCATCGCCCGCAACGGCGCGCCCTCGCCGTAGCGCAAATCGGCCGTGCCCGTAATCAGTCCGCCGGCCGTGCGCAGCCGCAACGAATTGGCGCGCAGGCTGTCGATTCCGACCTCGAGGCCGACCTTGAGGTCGTTGATCACCAACTGATTGATCTTGATGCGGTCCGACGCGATGGTGCCGGCGATGGTGAACTCGGGCAGGTCGCCGGTCATCCGCATCTCGATCTGGGCCCGGCCCTCGATCGACGGATCGCTCACGAACGCGCGGGCGTGCGCCAGGTCCAGCTCGCCGCGCAGCGCAATGTCTGCGGTCTTGGAGCCGACCACGTCGCGGATCTTGCCCGAGGCGCTCAACGTGCCGTCGGGCAGCTCGATCTGCAGCTGGCCGATTTTGGCGGTCCAATCCGGAAAACGGAACTCGGTGTCCGAGATCACCATCCGGTCCACCCGCTCGTGCAACTGCTCGCCTAGATCAAAGGTCGCGCCCAGCAGCGTCAGGTCGGCGTAGGCCGAGCCGAGCAGATCGCACGAGGCGCTGCCGCGGATCTGCGGCAGCTCGAGCCGCATTTCGCTGGGCCGGACGTACATGCCGAAGCTCACGTCCTCGAGAATCACCTGCTTGATGGTCAGCGGGAAGTTGATCTGCGGCGGGCCCTCGCGCGGCTCGGGCGGTCCGAAGCTTGGGAACTTGGGCAGGTTCTCCAGCCCCTGCTCGTCGATCAGCAAATAGCAGTCCGCGCCCTTGATCAGCACCTCGCTGATATGGATCTGACCCAGCATCAGGTAGTGCAGGTCGAGCTTGGCGTCCACCAGCTCCACCGAGGCGAACGGCCGCGGGGAATCGTCGTCAATGGCGGTGAACACCGCGTCTTGCACAATTACGTGGATCGGCAGCAGCGAGACGTAGAGCCCGCCGACCTCGATCCGCGCGTTGATCTTCTGGTTCAACGGCGGCAGGACCTTGCCCAAAAGGTAGGAGTTGAAGCCCTCGGAGCGCAGCAGCACGTTGACGGTCAGCAGCAGCACCATTGCCAGGGCCAACAGCGCGGCCGTGAGCCAGATCGGGATCCTGATCAGCAGCCACCAGCGCGATCGGCGTTTGCGCTCAGTCCTGGCCAAACGGCGTCTCCCCCGACTCGTCGTCCTGCTCGCCCGCGGGCAGCGAGTACTTCTCGTCGGCCCAGCATCCCAGGTCGATCAACTGGCAGCGCCGGGAGCAAAACGGTCCGCGCGGCTCGCTATTCCAGGTGGTGCTCCCGCCGCAATGCGGGCAGCGCAGGATTTTATCGGGTTGCTCCATCCGGCACATTGTATAAGAAAACCCCGACCAATGCCGATCGGGGCGTTTCAATCAATTAAGCGGGCTACGGGATTCGAACCCGCGACATTCGGCTTGGGAAGCCGACACTCTACCAACTGAGTTAAGCCCGCGGCTGGCATGGATTATTATAATCCGAACCAGGGCGTAATCTAGGGACAGCGGTGCCGAGTTGTCAACAGCGGCCGGCTCTGAAAAGCTATGCCGCGAGGTCTGGACGCCAATCTTGGAGGAATCGATTGCGGATCGGGGTTGTATCGGACACCCACGGGGTTCTGGGAGCGGACGTGGTCGAGGCGTTGCGCGGCTGCGAGCTGATCGTGCACGCCGGCGACGTTGGGAGCGCCGCGGTGCTCGCCGGTCTCGAAGCCATCGCGCCGCTACGCGTAATCCGCGGCAATCACGAGCCCGAAGAGCTGGCGTACCTGCCGCGCAGCCTCGAGTTCGAGGCCGCGGGACTGCGCTTCTACGTGCTGCACGGGTTCATCTCGATGCCGCGCGAGCGAGCGCGCTCGATGTTCGGCAACTTCTTCAGGCGGCTGGCCGAGCGCAAAATCGACGTGTTGATCTTCGGCCACACCCACATTCCCTACAACCGGCGCGAGGAGGGAATGTTGCTGTTCAATCCCGGATTCGCCGGGGCGAGCGCCGAGCACCGCGAGCTGGGAATCATCACCGTTGAGAACGGCAGCACCGCGGCCGTGCACGTTCCCCTGGGTCAACTGGGGGAGGAGCGGAATACCTGACGCTGATCATATTGTTGCCCGGTCAACATAGGATATGATCTAAACAGAATAAGATTTGGCATTGGCCGACGGCCGATAAAAAAATAATAACCGCTAATACAATCGAAGGTCGCTGCGCGGAATATATTGCGCCGTGATCACAACTCGAGGAGAGAGCAATGGAACTCAAGGGATCCAAAACCGAGAAGAACCTGATGACATCTTTCGCCGGAGAGTCCCAGGCGCGCAACCGCTACGACTACTTCGCATCCAAGGCCAAGAAGGACGGATACGTGCAGATCTCGCAGGTCTTCAGCGAGACCGCCGCCCAGGAGAAAGAGCACGCCAAGCGCTTCTTCAAGTTCCTCGAGGGCGGCGAAGTCGAGATCACGGCCGCGTTCCCAGCCGGGGTGATCGGCGACACGACCGACAACCTCGAGGCGTCCGCTGCCGGCGAGCACCACGAGTGGACCGAAATGTACAAGGATTTCGCCCAGACCGCGCGCGAAGAGGGCTTCAACGAGATCGCCGCGGTGTTCGAGGCGGTGCGCGTGGCCGAAAAGCAGCACGAGAAGCGCTTCCTGGACCTCAAGGCCAACATCGACGCCGGTCGGGTGTTCAAGCGCGAGCAGACCGTCAAATGGCGCTGCATCAACTGCGGCTACGTTCACGAGGGGACCGAGGCGCTGGCCAAGTGCCCGGCCTGCGCACATCCCCAGTCCTATTTCGAGCTGCTGGGCGAGAACTGGTAACAGCATCGGCTCCAGCGCCGATCCGGCGCACTGCAATCGTCGGGTCGGCGCCGAACTTTTCAGGATCAATGGGGATGAAAACAACAATGGACGAGAAGACGCTGAAAAATCTGAAGCTCGCTTTTCAGGGCGAGTCCGAGGCCCACTTTCGCAACGTGGCGTTCGCCAAGGTCGCGGACAAGGAGGGCTACGCCCAGATCGCGCGGCTGTTTCGCGCCATCGCCCAGGCCGAGTCGATCCACAGTCTGAAGATGCTTGCGCTGCGCGGAATCGTCAAAGACACCGAGCAGAACCTTGAGCGCTCCTTTGGCACCGAGACCTTTGCCGCGGAACAGGCCCTGCCGCCGATGATCGCCGAGGCCGAGCAGGTTGGCGACCGCGCCGCGGCCACGGCCTTCAGCTTTTCGCGCGACGTAGAGGAAACCCACGCCGATCTGTACAAGAAGGCGATCAACGACATGATGTCCGAGCGCGACAACGAGTACCACGTCTGCACGGTCTGCGGGTACATCACCGACGGCGAGGTGCCCGAGCGCTGCCCGATCTGCGGGGCCAAGGCCGAGATGTTCGATAAGGTCGACTGATCCGTGTAAGCGCGGATCCGCGATGCTCAAGGGGGACCCGCGATGGAGAACAAGGCCGCTTTGTTCGCGTTTAACGGCGATGCGCAGTGTTTCGTCCACGTGCTGCTCAACGCCTTTGACCTGCGCGAGCGCGGTTGGGAAGTACGGATCGTGATCGAGGGCACGGCCACAAAGCTGGTCAAGCTGTTGCACGAGGACCAAACGCAGCCCTTTGCCGCGCTCTATGCCAAGGCCCGCGAGCAGGGGCTGATCGACTGCGTGTGCCGCGCCTGCGCCAATAAGACCGGGGCGTTGCAAAGCGCGCTGGATCAGGGGATCGAGGCCTGCGACGAGATGAACGGCCACCCGAGCGTGGGCCGCTACCTTGAAGCTGGCTATCAGGTGCTTACCTTTTAATTGAGCTAACGCGGAGGGCAGCCAGATGGATTTGGGCGATCTCAGCCTGGACCTCTCAGGGCTCGACCGGCAGCAGCGGCCCGATCACTCAACCACCTATGATCTGCTGATTATCGGCGGCGGTCCGGCGGCGATGAGCGCCGCGGTCTACGCCTCGCGCAAACTGCTCAAGACCGCGCTACTGGCCGACGATCTCGGCGGCCAGGTGGGCTGGACCTCCGAAATCGAGAACTACCTGGGGTTCCAATCGATCAGCGGCAAGGAGCTGGTGACCAAGTTCTCCGAGCAGGTCAAGCAGTTTGATGTGCCCATCGCCCGCGGCGAGAAGGTCGTCGAGGTGACAAAGCCCGATGAGCTGTTCCGCGTGCGCTCCGCAGGCGGCGCGATCTACAGCGGACGCGCGGTGATCGTGGCCACGGGCAAGCGCAACCGCAAGCTCGGCGTTCCCGGCGAGGATAGGCTGCTGGGCCGCGGCGTGGCGATCTGCGCGATTTGCGATGCGCCTTTCTACAGCGGCCGCAAGGTGGCGGTGGCCGGTGGCGGCAACTCGGCGTTCACCGCGGCGCTGGATCTGCTCAAGGTCGGGGCCGAAGTGCTGCTGATCAACTTCGCCCAGGGCTGGCAGGCCGACGAAATCCTGATCGAGTCGGCGCAAAACCGCGACAAATTGACGCTGCTGGACATGCACCAGATCACTCAAATCAGCGGCGAACAGACGGTCGAGGAAGCGACGATCCTCGACCGGCGCAGTGGCGAGCAGCGCGAGGTCGAGCTGCAGGGCGTATTCATCGAGATCGGGCTGGACCCCAACTCCGAGCCGGTCGCCGCTCTGGCCGAGCTGACCGATCATCGGGAACTGAAGATCGACTGCCACTGCCGCACCAGCGTGCCCGGACTCTACGGCGCGGGCGATGTGACCACGGTCCCCTACAAGCAGATCGTGATCTCCGCCGGCGAAGGGGCCAAGGCCGCGCTGGCGGCCTACGAGGACCTGATAATGAGCGGAAGGATCTAATCGGACCAAAGGAGGCGAAGATGGGACTATTAAAGGATGCGGACCAGGCCAAGCTGCGCGAGACCTTCTCCGCGCTGACCAACGACGTTCGACTGGTGATGTTTACCCAGCAGTTCGAGTGTCAATACTGCCGCTCCACCCGCGAGCTGCTCCAGGAGACAGCGGCGCTGTCCGAACGGATCAGCCTCGAGATTTTCGACTTCGTGGCCGACTCCGAGCAGGTCAAGCTCTACGGCATCGATAAAGCGCCGGCGACCGTGGTGCTCGGCGAACGCGACTACGGCATCCGTTT
Coding sequences within:
- a CDS encoding translocation/assembly module TamB domain-containing protein, producing MARTERKRRSRWWLLIRIPIWLTAALLALAMVLLLTVNVLLRSEGFNSYLLGKVLPPLNQKINARIEVGGLYVSLLPIHVIVQDAVFTAIDDDSPRPFASVELVDAKLDLHYLMLGQIHISEVLIKGADCYLLIDEQGLENLPKFPSFGPPEPREGPPQINFPLTIKQVILEDVSFGMYVRPSEMRLELPQIRGSASCDLLGSAYADLTLLGATFDLGEQLHERVDRMVISDTEFRFPDWTAKIGQLQIELPDGTLSASGKIRDVVGSKTADIALRGELDLAHARAFVSDPSIEGRAQIEMRMTGDLPEFTIAGTIASDRIKINQLVINDLKVGLEVGIDSLRANSLRLRTAGGLITGTADLRYGEGAPLRAMLNLNNVDLETALHGYGVAIELGGAASGFVRVDGPLSPLDLNLDTILALVDPRYGPSKAPLIAPRSISVAANVRLTQDGLKIKQSRMAIEDNQVRASGAVGFKAQTIELAAELDMPHLAALGPVAGNDPAGALQGQARLSGALSAPDIALKINGDDLVYGPYRGGDLAGSIELRGKRLEIAELTLLTDRGEFRAHGGLTLAAPYPLDVEADIINTPLADLLAVAGQQLELEGLLEGRVVLKGDLERPSGAVAVTISDGAAYGERFEKIEIYGLLDNGLLDLHHIRVHKEQDRMIVARGLIDLPGRTMDLKLMTENFRVEDLDNLRSREIAVAGDLSLVAMVKGTFSEPQVEARVALSDALYSQMTLGDSTLDIKLDSSGALAVEGTLVNERIKLGAGGALLGDDPRIDLELSIDEFDMGPYLEFGAAAQMYGVLSAVVRVGVPLKRTEQLEAQVDIEKLSMGAADFSLQNMTPINLSYAQGRIDVQDFELGGKGVRSLTLTRAQVSPQLVGFYLAGDIDIEILHAFVPMVADAQGALNIDLWVTNDFSNFKPEGTLRIEGGQLEIKNFPQPVQDLRAIVNFDRDRVNLEVLSARVGAQNRDPNLSGSGQVMLEGFSPKKMRFLLSINKMITGYAPDLDVKLDSLSMLLQGEDGRYEISGEINVDRAVYTKDIDLISILQSFRSRPPSAVAIYQEQEPFVDFNVAVHAPDELIFFNNVAKIELGGDLILTGDNVDMGLLGHLFLVEGRADVLGNSYEISSVSIQFYEQARIWPNFEVNAETTVQDVNILVNVHGDPDNVDITFNSDPPKGDQDIISLLTLGMSYDEFQSGEQVSTEQALGWTANKIIGDRLNKIAGRYTGISVAVDTSGGRTRIVISKELGKDLVASLYRDVIDTEMGAELEYGFIRYLKVRGLWSSRTNPDYPQSYGSLGAGLVLTIEFQ
- a CDS encoding rubrerythrin family protein, with the protein product MKTTMDEKTLKNLKLAFQGESEAHFRNVAFAKVADKEGYAQIARLFRAIAQAESIHSLKMLALRGIVKDTEQNLERSFGTETFAAEQALPPMIAEAEQVGDRAAATAFSFSRDVEETHADLYKKAINDMMSERDNEYHVCTVCGYITDGEVPERCPICGAKAEMFDKVD
- a CDS encoding metallophosphoesterase family protein is translated as MRIGVVSDTHGVLGADVVEALRGCELIVHAGDVGSAAVLAGLEAIAPLRVIRGNHEPEELAYLPRSLEFEAAGLRFYVLHGFISMPRERARSMFGNFFRRLAERKIDVLIFGHTHIPYNRREEGMLLFNPGFAGASAEHRELGIITVENGSTAAVHVPLGQLGEERNT
- the yacG gene encoding DNA gyrase inhibitor YacG, with amino-acid sequence MEQPDKILRCPHCGGSTTWNSEPRGPFCSRRCQLIDLGCWADEKYSLPAGEQDDESGETPFGQD
- a CDS encoding rubrerythrin family protein, whose product is MELKGSKTEKNLMTSFAGESQARNRYDYFASKAKKDGYVQISQVFSETAAQEKEHAKRFFKFLEGGEVEITAAFPAGVIGDTTDNLEASAAGEHHEWTEMYKDFAQTAREEGFNEIAAVFEAVRVAEKQHEKRFLDLKANIDAGRVFKREQTVKWRCINCGYVHEGTEALAKCPACAHPQSYFELLGENW
- a CDS encoding FAD-dependent oxidoreductase, whose product is MDLGDLSLDLSGLDRQQRPDHSTTYDLLIIGGGPAAMSAAVYASRKLLKTALLADDLGGQVGWTSEIENYLGFQSISGKELVTKFSEQVKQFDVPIARGEKVVEVTKPDELFRVRSAGGAIYSGRAVIVATGKRNRKLGVPGEDRLLGRGVAICAICDAPFYSGRKVAVAGGGNSAFTAALDLLKVGAEVLLINFAQGWQADEILIESAQNRDKLTLLDMHQITQISGEQTVEEATILDRRSGEQREVELQGVFIEIGLDPNSEPVAALAELTDHRELKIDCHCRTSVPGLYGAGDVTTVPYKQIVISAGEGAKAALAAYEDLIMSGRI